In Arachis stenosperma cultivar V10309 chromosome 1, arast.V10309.gnm1.PFL2, whole genome shotgun sequence, one DNA window encodes the following:
- the LOC130962606 gene encoding uncharacterized protein LOC130962606, with the protein MEDSSKILRRSIHCFLQNYHYFTSTVVFLVLPFSVSLLLSQALVPSPSSLLPQVYNRLKNLFDAAGFPPSELFTILNLKVSQTITSSIFTLPFTLTFLLIAKASIIITLNQQKRTLLPPSFGSIFSLYKPLLQTYICNCFLILSANATGFGLLFLAFNCVEGLGYSSPSLLLFLSTSGAVLFSVILANALVICNMALALSGMEGHGGYLAILKACVMIREKTSMALFLALPVNVALAAVEALFQFRIVRTYHIAGKAGPYVALEGIFIAYLYSIFVIIDTIVSCMFYKSFKTGSSVDQEFKNLLIEFQEEDNYGFIKNKNFEELP; encoded by the coding sequence ATGGAAGATTCAAGCAAGATACTGAGAAGATCTATTCATTGTTTTCTTCAAAACTATCACTATTTTACCTCAACagtagtttttcttgttcttcctttcTCAGTTTCATTGCTTCTCTCACAGGCTTTGGTTCCTTCACCTTCATCACTCTTGCCTCAAGTATACAATCGCCTGAAGAATCTCTTTGATGCTGCAGGGTTTCCTCCTTCAGAATTATTTACCATTCTTAACCTTAAAGTTTCTCAAACAATCACTTCATCAATATTTACCCTTCCTTTTACCCTCACCTTTCTCCTCATAGCAAAAGCTTCTATAATCAtaactctaaaccaacaaaaaagaACTCTGCTTCCACCTTCTTTTGGTTCCATATTTTCCCTTTACAAGCCACTCCTCCAAACCTATATATGCAACTGCTTCTTGATCCTCTCGGCAAATGCAACCGGCTTTGGTCTCTTGTTCTTGGCATTCAACTGTGTGGAAGGGCTCGGCTACTCTTCACCGAGTTTGCTCCTCTTTTTGTCAACATCTGGGGCTGTTCTGTTTTCTGTGATACTTGCAAATGCACTTGTCATATGCAATATGGCACTCGCTCTATCCGGTATGGAAGGACATGGAGGGTACCTGGCAATCCTTAAGGCTTGTGTTATGATAAGAGAAAAGACATCAATGGCTTTGTTCCTGGCACTTCCAGTAAATGTGGCCCTGGCCGCCGTCGAGGCCTTGTTCCAATTTCGCATTGTAAGGACTTATCATATAGCCGGAAAGGCAGGGCCTTATGTGGCCTTAGAGGGGATTTTCATTGCTTACTTATATTCAATCTTTGTCATCATTGACACCATTGTGAGCTGCATGTTCTACAAAAGCTTCAAGACCGGATCGAGTGTGGATCAAGAATTCAAGAACTTGTTGATTGAATTTCAAGAAGAGGACAATTATGGTTTCATAAAGaacaaaaattttgaagaacTACCTTGA